A DNA window from Thiothrix subterranea contains the following coding sequences:
- a CDS encoding reverse transcriptase domain-containing protein — protein sequence MRTTTSLLGSDRGISQGAILSPLMCNLYLHDFDIALEKANIPFVRYADDFLLFTSSKALAEKALDHVRGIMAKLDLELHEGKTRVARSSPELVFLGERLPAPKR from the coding sequence GTGCGCACCACAACCAGCTTGCTGGGGAGTGACCGGGGGATTTCACAAGGCGCGATTTTGTCGCCGCTGATGTGTAATTTGTACCTGCATGATTTTGACATTGCACTGGAAAAGGCTAATATACCGTTTGTCAGGTACGCTGATGATTTTTTGTTATTCACCTCAAGCAAGGCATTGGCGGAGAAAGCACTGGATCATGTTCGTGGCATTATGGCAAAACTGGATTTGGAGTTGCATGAGGGCAAGACCCGTGTTGCCCGTTCCAGCCCGGAGCTGGTGTTTCTTGGGGAACGCTTGCCAGCACCGAAACGGTAA
- a CDS encoding conjugal transfer protein TraG N-terminal domain-containing protein → MFEIYTFGSGSYVVEALQSVKMFMGSSSYSTLARVAGLIGLLWVLLAALRNKGGGTIQADWSWLLFFLFFYTGLIVPKVDVVIIDEIDTPRTHTPVVTGVPLGVGALAYITSGIGHVLVDKYEMYISIPGDQRYSQNGMVFGANVLRSFGEMEFPDARYASDMHLFIQHCLFPLITQGELPLASLSTATDLWTYLKPKAPRNRWVEFADGTVRTCADATIILERGMGAQTNTAAGQAGQQLWPGKSFAAAQAAFLAGAGGATASQFLGITQTGADLTRQAMMVKALAGALENASLDADNAAMAQAVFQAKAEVQQRNTYLTMGNMAARTLPVMKAVLEALAYALAPLVFLFILMPGGLMAFGQYALFMVWLQLWPILYAIINSILYWYGSQGSTHAARLADDGYGLTLESMNSVFAVNADMVALAGYLAISIPMVAYMLIKGGMNAGGSVYSSLMQPASGAATAAATEQTNGTLSMNSLTMDNASWGNMSANRMDTNRSMAFGMTAHTDPATGSTHTHLTGGETITTMLKSDYAYNTQMGNALKSSVNTSASQSVQAARTDASEYMASTTALFSKMQSVNHQVQQSLNTTDTATQQKSSQLASALENMQQAATSLAADTGMSYNTSLGLLGSIGKGIGLSGGSNARTQEAYKQATQIADSTGFKESMQTALSLSSQLAATQQAGVTDAAGSALQAGIQQNHALAEKAAASFQRAENWSQVQARMEENGVTFSGEISNLMQRELGIGRDEFVGMQRAAEQGDSHAVWRLNELVDTFVAKHGNALLGMEDAPTQGRVFDTHAANQAAVTAQGGTGIRHLQNDGANRIGQAADAAQLAIGSTIPSGYQTIRDGAQAGMTYDGNHLQSGRDNLQQRHDHQAALIGDMANRDASEAGLERTSDNVLAAVPEPVGDTLRFANKGLVDMAATASGLSAGVAGAVERAVTGQEQDWNADFGYGFNRVAQNPLLSPSEHGSTQQIKDELFGEGEMAQKKSPVSDIPSGNPIADGGRISSEFGMRTHPVHGDQRMHAGIDIAAPNGTPVSSTADGVVQFAGEKGGYGNMVILDHGNGLETRYAHLSSLSVKAGDVVADGDSVGKVGSTGTSTGNHLHYEVREDDKPVDPKKYLG, encoded by the coding sequence ATGTTTGAGATTTACACCTTTGGCAGCGGTTCCTACGTGGTGGAGGCGCTGCAATCCGTCAAAATGTTCATGGGTTCCAGCAGTTACAGCACCTTGGCACGGGTGGCAGGTCTCATCGGCTTGCTGTGGGTCTTGCTGGCTGCCTTGCGCAACAAGGGAGGTGGCACGATTCAGGCGGACTGGTCTTGGCTGCTGTTTTTCCTGTTCTTTTACACCGGGCTGATCGTTCCCAAGGTGGATGTGGTCATCATTGATGAAATCGACACGCCACGCACCCATACCCCGGTGGTGACGGGTGTACCGCTGGGGGTGGGCGCACTGGCCTACATTACCAGTGGCATTGGTCATGTGCTGGTGGACAAGTACGAGATGTACATCAGCATCCCCGGCGACCAGCGCTACAGCCAGAACGGCATGGTGTTCGGGGCGAACGTGTTGCGCTCCTTTGGTGAGATGGAATTTCCCGATGCGCGTTACGCCAGTGACATGCACCTGTTTATCCAGCACTGCCTGTTCCCGCTGATCACCCAAGGGGAATTGCCACTCGCCAGCCTTTCCACCGCCACCGACTTGTGGACTTACCTGAAACCCAAAGCACCGCGCAACCGCTGGGTGGAATTTGCTGACGGTACGGTGCGGACGTGTGCCGATGCCACCATTATCCTGGAACGCGGCATGGGCGCACAAACCAATACCGCTGCCGGGCAGGCAGGCCAACAGCTCTGGCCCGGCAAAAGCTTTGCTGCCGCACAAGCCGCGTTCCTCGCCGGGGCGGGGGGTGCAACTGCCAGCCAGTTTCTTGGCATTACCCAGACCGGGGCTGACCTGACCCGTCAAGCCATGATGGTCAAAGCGCTGGCTGGGGCGCTGGAAAACGCCAGCCTGGATGCTGACAATGCCGCCATGGCGCAGGCAGTGTTCCAGGCCAAAGCCGAAGTGCAGCAACGCAATACCTACCTGACCATGGGTAATATGGCGGCACGCACCCTGCCGGTGATGAAAGCGGTGCTGGAAGCGCTGGCCTATGCGCTGGCACCGCTGGTGTTCCTGTTCATCCTGATGCCGGGTGGGCTGATGGCGTTTGGGCAATACGCCCTGTTCATGGTGTGGTTGCAGCTCTGGCCGATCCTGTATGCCATTATCAACTCCATCCTGTACTGGTACGGCTCCCAGGGCAGTACCCATGCCGCACGGCTGGCAGATGATGGCTATGGCCTGACCCTGGAATCCATGAACTCGGTATTTGCAGTGAACGCCGACATGGTGGCACTGGCAGGCTATCTGGCGATCAGCATCCCGATGGTGGCCTATATGCTGATCAAGGGCGGTATGAATGCCGGAGGCAGTGTGTACAGCAGCCTGATGCAACCTGCCAGTGGTGCTGCCACGGCGGCTGCGACCGAACAAACCAATGGCACGCTGAGCATGAACAGCCTGACCATGGATAATGCTTCGTGGGGCAATATGTCCGCCAACCGTATGGACACCAACCGCAGCATGGCTTTCGGCATGACTGCACACACTGACCCCGCCACCGGGTCAACCCATACCCACCTCACGGGTGGGGAAACCATCACCACCATGCTCAAGAGCGATTACGCTTACAACACCCAGATGGGCAATGCGCTCAAGTCGTCGGTCAATACCAGCGCCAGCCAGTCGGTGCAGGCGGCCCGCACGGATGCCAGCGAATACATGGCGTCCACCACCGCGCTGTTCAGCAAGATGCAATCGGTTAACCATCAAGTCCAGCAGTCACTCAACACGACGGACACGGCTACCCAACAAAAGTCCAGCCAACTCGCCAGTGCCTTGGAAAACATGCAACAGGCAGCTACCAGCCTGGCGGCAGATACCGGCATGAGCTACAACACCAGCTTAGGGTTGTTGGGCAGCATTGGTAAAGGCATTGGCTTGTCGGGTGGTTCCAATGCCAGAACCCAGGAAGCCTACAAGCAGGCTACCCAAATTGCCGATAGCACCGGGTTCAAAGAATCCATGCAAACCGCACTCTCTCTCTCCAGCCAACTGGCAGCAACCCAACAAGCCGGGGTTACTGATGCAGCGGGCAGCGCCCTGCAAGCAGGCATCCAGCAGAATCATGCACTGGCAGAGAAGGCGGCTGCTTCCTTCCAGCGTGCCGAAAACTGGTCACAGGTACAAGCCCGTATGGAAGAAAACGGCGTGACCTTCTCTGGGGAGATCAGCAACCTGATGCAGCGTGAGTTGGGTATTGGGCGGGATGAATTTGTGGGGATGCAGCGTGCCGCCGAACAGGGGGATAGCCATGCGGTGTGGCGCTTGAATGAGCTGGTGGATACCTTCGTGGCAAAACATGGCAATGCACTGCTGGGCATGGAGGATGCACCGACCCAAGGGCGGGTATTCGACACCCATGCCGCCAACCAAGCGGCTGTCACCGCCCAAGGTGGCACGGGTATCCGTCACCTGCAAAACGATGGGGCTAACAGGATTGGGCAAGCGGCTGATGCAGCCCAACTGGCTATTGGCAGCACCATCCCAAGCGGCTATCAGACCATCCGTGATGGCGCACAGGCGGGCATGACCTACGACGGTAATCACCTCCAGTCAGGTCGGGATAATCTGCAACAGCGGCATGACCATCAGGCAGCCCTGATCGGTGACATGGCAAACCGGGATGCGTCAGAGGCAGGTCTTGAACGCACCTCCGACAATGTATTAGCGGCAGTACCCGAACCCGTGGGGGATACGCTGAGGTTTGCCAACAAGGGGCTGGTGGATATGGCGGCTACCGCATCAGGGTTATCGGCAGGGGTAGCGGGAGCCGTGGAACGGGCGGTGACAGGTCAAGAGCAAGACTGGAATGCCGACTTCGGCTATGGGTTTAACCGGGTTGCCCAAAATCCGCTGCTCTCGCCTTCTGAACACGGTTCCACCCAGCAGATCAAGGATGAGCTGTTTGGGGAGGGGGAGATGGCGCAAAAAAAAAGCCCAGTGAGTGATATTCCCAGCGGCAACCCCATTGCCGATGGTGGACGCATCAGTTCCGAATTCGGTATGCGGACACATCCCGTGCATGGTGATCAGCGAATGCACGCTGGCATTGATATTGCTGCACCCAACGGCACTCCGGTCAGTTCAACCGCCGATGGGGTGGTACAGTTCGCAGGCGAGAAAGGCGGCTATGGCAATATGGTGATACTGGATCACGGTAATGGGCTAGAAACCCGTTATGCCCACTTGTCCAGCCTAAGCGTCAAGGCGGGGGATGTGGTGGCTGATGGGGATTCGGTCGGCAAGGTTGGCTCAACCGGAACATCGACAGGCAACCACCTGCATTATGAGGTGAGGGAGGACGACAAGCCGGTAGACCCCAAAAAGTATCTCGGTTGA
- the cas6 gene encoding CRISPR system precrRNA processing endoribonuclease RAMP protein Cas6 yields MSYLPLHHQLPCATADEWRVPIDLPLAIYRFQYQVLDELRLPEHPGTLWHSVFGKAVHNLVCVAKDSACEPCMFLHQCDYTHLFLGIRPPGSEIMRKYTTVPTPHILRPPLAGATHLPAGERLEVDVILPGTINSKLPVLIRALYSAGISGLGKHRSRAQLQQVTQLTPTGASKALLIDGRLVEAAPPAQINVPPPPDTARIRLLTPYKPSGKADHGQRIEIGLYLMAIIRRIDLMQYFYTGHKLEADFQHIKALTASIPVLEQSLQRQPYARYSAAGQQTKDTGGFTGQLTLDMRGHEALWPFLYVGQWLNVGKNASMGFGRYELAFANQDTKGA; encoded by the coding sequence TTGTCGTACCTTCCCCTGCATCATCAACTGCCTTGCGCTACGGCAGATGAATGGCGTGTGCCAATTGATTTACCGTTGGCTATTTACCGTTTTCAGTACCAAGTGCTGGATGAATTGCGCCTGCCTGAACACCCCGGTACGTTGTGGCACAGCGTCTTTGGCAAGGCGGTGCATAACCTTGTGTGTGTCGCCAAAGACAGCGCCTGTGAACCCTGTATGTTCCTGCACCAGTGTGATTACACCCACCTGTTCCTCGGCATCCGCCCTCCGGGTAGTGAAATCATGCGCAAATACACCACCGTCCCCACCCCGCACATCCTGCGCCCACCACTGGCGGGAGCCACCCATTTGCCAGCGGGTGAACGGCTGGAAGTCGATGTCATCCTGCCCGGAACCATCAATAGCAAGCTGCCGGTGTTGATCCGCGCCCTGTACAGCGCCGGTATCAGCGGGCTGGGTAAACACCGCAGCCGCGCCCAACTGCAACAGGTCACGCAGCTCACCCCCACTGGCGCAAGCAAAGCCTTACTGATAGACGGGCGCTTGGTAGAAGCCGCACCCCCTGCACAGATAAACGTGCCACCCCCGCCGGATACCGCACGGATACGCTTGCTGACCCCTTACAAGCCCTCTGGCAAAGCCGACCACGGGCAGCGGATTGAGATCGGGCTTTACCTGATGGCTATTATCCGCCGCATCGACCTGATGCAATATTTTTACACGGGCCACAAGCTGGAAGCCGATTTCCAGCACATCAAGGCGTTGACCGCAAGCATCCCGGTGCTAGAGCAGTCCCTACAACGCCAACCCTACGCCCGCTATTCTGCCGCCGGTCAGCAAACCAAGGACACAGGCGGCTTTACCGGGCAACTCACGCTGGACATGCGCGGGCATGAAGCCCTGTGGCCGTTCCTGTACGTGGGGCAATGGCTGAATGTGGGGAAGAACGCCAGCATGGGGTTCGGGCGCTACGAATTGGCATTTGCCAACCAAGACACAAAGGGAGCATAG